In a genomic window of Oncorhynchus keta strain PuntledgeMale-10-30-2019 chromosome 28, Oket_V2, whole genome shotgun sequence:
- the LOC118360401 gene encoding NEDD8-activating enzyme E1 catalytic subunit-like isoform X1, with translation MLCTFAGQYVLHELYFCLFLVPAFSYPQPLPPTPPQTDGVGLDGDNPEHIHWVFQRAQERAVDYSITGVTYRLTQGVVKRIIPAVASTNAVIAAACSTEVFKIASSTYIPLNNYLVFNIVDGLYTYTFEAERKENCSACSQVPQDLQFPPSAKLQEVLEYLTENASLQMKSPAITATLDGKNKTLYLQTIASIEERTRPNLCKTLKELGLSDGQELAVADVTTPQAVLFKLKLTS, from the exons ATGCTATGTACATTTGCTGGACAGTATGTTTTACAtgagttatatttttgtttgtttttagtcccagccttcagctaccctcaacctctcccaccCACCCCTCCCCAAACTG ATGGTGTTGGTTTGGATGGGGATAACCCTGAGCACATCCATTGGGTGTTTCAGAGGGCCCAGGAGAGAGCTGTTGACTACAGCATCACAGGAGTCACATACAGACTCACACAAG GTGTCGTGAAAAGGATCATCCCTGCTGTGGCGTCAACTAATGCTGTAATAGCTG CTGCCTGCTCCACTGAAGTTtttaaaatagcttcaag CACTTATATTCCACTGAATAATTATCTGGTATTTAATATTGTGGACGGACTGTACACCTACACCTTTGAGGCAGAGCGAAAG GAGAACTGCTCAGCTTGTAGCCAGGTGCCCCAGGATCTACAGTTCCCACCCTCTGCCAAGCTACAGGAGGTCCTGGAGTACTTGACAGAGAACGCCTCCCT ACAAATGAAATCCCCAGCCATCACAGCAACCCTGGACGGGAAAAATAAGACACTGTATTTACAGACTATAGCTTCAATTGAAGAAAGAACTAGACCAAACCTTTGCAAAACCTTGAAAG AACTGGGATTGTCCGATGGACAGGAACTAGCAGTGGCGGATGTCACCACACCTCAGGCTGTCCTCTTCAAGTTGAAACTCACCTCTTAA
- the LOC118360876 gene encoding PRA1 family protein 3-like, translated as MASMELAPLRPWDDFFPGADRFAKPDFGDLAKWNNRVISNLLYYQTNYFAVAIVVFLIVGFLNPLGMFLGGAVVSLVFTCSVWAGENKNFIKNFKKKNPTLFVIAVMGTSYFLLSLCGGVMVFIFGITFPLLLILVHASLRLRNMKNRLENKMEGVGMKKSPMGIILDLLDQQEEKINKIQDFLESKLNKD; from the exons ATGGCGAGTATGGAGCTTGCACCACTTAGACCATGGGATGACTTCTTTCCAGGAGCTGATCGATTTGCAAAACCCGACTTCGGAGATTTAGCTAAATGGAACAACAGGGTGATCAGCAACTTGTTATACTATCAGACCAATTATTTCGCCGTGGCCATAGTGGTTTTCCTGATTGTGGG GTTTCTGAACCCTCTTGGCATGTTTCTGGGCGGTGCGGTGGTCTCTCTGGTCTTCACGTGCTCGGTGTGGGCAGGAGAGAACAAGAatttcatcaagaacttcaagaagAAGAACCCCACTTTGTTTGTCATCGCTGTTATGGGAACGAGCTACTTCCTGCTGTCACTGTGTGGTGGAGTGATGGTCTTCATTTTCGGAATTACCTTTCCCTTGCTGT TGATCCTGGTTCATGCGTCTCTGAGGCTGCGCAACATGAAGAACAGACTGGAGAATAAGATGGAGGGAGTGGGCATGAAAAAGTCCCCGATGGGCATCATCCTGGATCTGTTAGACCAACAGGAGGAGAAGATCAACAAGATCCAGGACTTCCTGGAGTCAAAGCTAAACAAGGATTGA
- the LOC118360401 gene encoding NEDD8-activating enzyme E1 catalytic subunit-like isoform X2 encodes MAANDSLALVCPSDGVGLDGDNPEHIHWVFQRAQERAVDYSITGVTYRLTQGVVKRIIPAVASTNAVIAAACSTEVFKIASSTYIPLNNYLVFNIVDGLYTYTFEAERKENCSACSQVPQDLQFPPSAKLQEVLEYLTENASLQMKSPAITATLDGKNKTLYLQTIASIEERTRPNLCKTLKELGLSDGQELAVADVTTPQAVLFKLKLTS; translated from the exons ATGGCAGCTAATGACAGTCTGGCTCTTGTCTGTCCCTCAGATGGTGTTGGTTTGGATGGGGATAACCCTGAGCACATCCATTGGGTGTTTCAGAGGGCCCAGGAGAGAGCTGTTGACTACAGCATCACAGGAGTCACATACAGACTCACACAAG GTGTCGTGAAAAGGATCATCCCTGCTGTGGCGTCAACTAATGCTGTAATAGCTG CTGCCTGCTCCACTGAAGTTtttaaaatagcttcaag CACTTATATTCCACTGAATAATTATCTGGTATTTAATATTGTGGACGGACTGTACACCTACACCTTTGAGGCAGAGCGAAAG GAGAACTGCTCAGCTTGTAGCCAGGTGCCCCAGGATCTACAGTTCCCACCCTCTGCCAAGCTACAGGAGGTCCTGGAGTACTTGACAGAGAACGCCTCCCT ACAAATGAAATCCCCAGCCATCACAGCAACCCTGGACGGGAAAAATAAGACACTGTATTTACAGACTATAGCTTCAATTGAAGAAAGAACTAGACCAAACCTTTGCAAAACCTTGAAAG AACTGGGATTGTCCGATGGACAGGAACTAGCAGTGGCGGATGTCACCACACCTCAGGCTGTCCTCTTCAAGTTGAAACTCACCTCTTAA
- the LOC118360875 gene encoding LOW QUALITY PROTEIN: leiomodin-3-like (The sequence of the model RefSeq protein was modified relative to this genomic sequence to represent the inferred CDS: inserted 2 bases in 1 codon), giving the protein MTPEEKRACFVLEKEVRVINKLKIPSLALGEGLGGLDGTKKTSRPSRNETNLDTTLDKICNNNPTITDVNLNNIENIPKEMLIEYVNALKKNKHVKTFSIANTGADENIAFTLAIMLRENRFITTLNIXSNFITGKGIIAIIRCLQFNETLTELRFHNQRHMLGHHAEMEVSRLLKANNTLLKMGYHFEQAGPRMVVTNLLTRNLDRQRQQRNEEQSKQQKQEQKEVFEMYERTLNLPPGLLAMLGYVPPEIPPSCRSCPRVHRVP; this is encoded by the exons ATGACTCCAGAGGAGAAGAGGGCCTGTTTTGTCctggagaaagaggtgagagtaATAAACAAGCTAAAAATTCCATCGCTGGCCCTTGGCGAGGGCCTAGGTGGCCTTGATGGGACCAAGAAGACATCAAGACCCTCAAGGAATGAGACAAACCTGGACACCACCCTGGATAAGATCTGCAACAACAACCCCACTATCACAGATGTAAACCTGAACAACATCGAAAACATTCCCAAAGAAATGCTTATAGAATACGTCAATGCCTTGAAGAAGAACAAACACGTAAAAACCTTTAGCATAGCCAACACCGGTGCAGACGAAAACATTGCCTTCACCCTGGCCATCATGCTGAGAGAGAACCGTTTCATCACCACACTGAACAT GTCTAATTTCATAACAGGGAAGGGCATCATCGCCATTATCCGCTGCCTACAGTTCAACGAGACGCTCACTGAGCTCCGCTTCCACAACCAGAGACACATGCTGGGCCACCACGCGGAGATGGAGGTGTCGCGCCTGCTCAAGGCCAACAATACCCTACTGAAGATGGGCTACCACTTTGAGCAGGCAGGGCCTAGGATGGTGGTGACTAACCTACTGACCAGGAACCTGGACCGCCAGAGACAACAGAGGAACGAGGAGCAGAGCAAACAGCAGAAGCAGGAGCAGAAGGAGGTGTTTGAGATGTATGAACGGACTCTGAACCTGCCCCCGGGGCTGCTGGCGATGcttggctacgtccctcccgaaATCCCGCCCTCATGCCGCAGCTGCCCAAGGGTCCACAGAGTCCCATAG